One genomic segment of Danio rerio strain Tuebingen ecotype United States chromosome 11, GRCz12tu, whole genome shotgun sequence includes these proteins:
- the zgc:110286 gene encoding uncharacterized protein LOC550265, giving the protein MGNFFSQLFSRLFEGKKQIRLVMVGLDAAGKTTVLYKLKLGEVVSTIPTIGFNVETVEYKNISFTVWDVGGQTKIRGLWKYYYQYSQGLIFVVDSSDHERIETAAEELNAMLAEDEMRDAVLLVLANKQDLPKAMPVHELTDRLGLRALTGRQWFVQSTCAVQGSGLYEGLDWLSNQLYKR; this is encoded by the exons ATGGGCAACTTTTTCTCTCAACTGTTCTCTCGTCTCTTTGAAGGGAAAAAGCAGATCAGATTGGTgatgg TTGGTCTGGATGCAGCAGGGAAAACTACAGTCCTCTACAAACTCAAACTCGGTGAAGTTGTCTCAACTATTCCAACTATTG GTTTTAATGTGGAGACGGTTGAGTATAAAAACATCTCGTTCACTGTCTGGGACGTCGGTGGTCAGACTAAAATAAGAGGTCTTTGGAAGTATTATTATCAGTACAGCCAG GGTCTGATCTTTGTGGTGGACAGCAGTGATCATGAAAGGATTGAAACAGCAGCTGAAGAACTAAATGCAATGCTGGCAGAAGACGAGATGAGAGACGCTGTTTTACTAGTTCTGGCTAACAAGCAGGATTTACCCAAAGCCATGCCGGTCCATGAGCTGACAGACAGACTGGGTTTACGTGCTCTGACTGGAAGACAG tggtTTGTTCAGTCCACATGTGCAGTTCAGGGATCTGGTTTATATGAAGGACTCGACTGGCTCTCTAATCAACTCTACAAACGATAA
- the arf4a gene encoding uncharacterized protein LOC445196: protein MGLTISSVFSRLFGKKQMRILMVGLDAAGKTTILYKLKLGEIVTTIPTIGFNVETVEYKNISFTVWDVGGQDKIRPLWRHYFQNTQGLIFVVDSNDRERAQESAEELQKMLQEDELRDAVLLIFANKQDLPNAMPISELTDKLGLQNLRSRTWYVQAACATQGTGLYEGLDWLSEQLSKR from the exons ATGGGTTTGACTATTTCGAGCGTATTTTCTCGATTGTTCGGGAAGAAGCAGATGAGAATTCTCATGG TTGGTCTGGATGCTGCTGGAAAAACCACAATCCTGTACAAACTGAAACTGGGAGAAATAGTGACAACAATTCCAACTATAg GATTTAACGTCGAGACAGTCGAATACAAGAACATTTCCTTCACTGTGTGGGATGTGGGTGGTCAGGATAAGATCAGGCCTCTTTGGAGACATTACTTCCAGAACACACAG GGTCTGATCTTTGTTGTGGACAGTAATGATCGTGAACGAGCGCAGGAATCAGCAGAAGAGCTTCAGAAGATG CTTCAGGAAGATGAACTGAGGGATGCTGTTCTGCTGATTTTTGCAAACAAACAAGATTTACCAAATGCGATGCCCATCAGCGAGTTGACAGACAAACTCGGCCTGCAGAATCTCAGGAGCAGAACT TGGTACGTCCAGGCGGCCTGTGCGACTCAAGGGACGGGTTTATACGAGGGATTAGACTGGCTTTCCGAGCAGCTCTCCAAACGCTAA
- the LOC799490 gene encoding ADP-ribosylation factor 5-like, producing the protein MGLTISSVFSRLFGKKQMRILMVGLDAAGKTTILYKLKLGEIVTTIPTIGISVETVEYKNISFTVCDVGGQDKIGPLRRHHYFQNIQGLIFVVDSNDRERVQEAAEELQKMLQEDELRDAVLLIFANKQDLPNAMPISELTDKLGLQNLRSRTWYVQAACATQGTGLYEGLDWLSEQLSKR; encoded by the exons ATGGGTTTGACTATTTCGAGCGTATTTTCTCGATTGTTCGGGAAGAAGCAGATGAGAATTCTCATGG TTGGTCTGGATGCTGCTGGAAAAACCACAATCCTGTACAAACTGAAACTGGGAGAAATAGTGACAACAATTCCAACTATAG GAATTTCTGTCGAGACAGTCGAATACAAGAACATTTCCTTCACTGTGTGTGATGTGGGTGGTCAGGATAAGATCGGGCCTCTTAGGAGACATCATTACTTCCAGAACATACAG GGTCTGATCTTTGTTGTGGACAGTAATGATCGTGAACGAGTGCAGGAAGCAGCAGAAGAGCTTCAGAAGATG CTTCAGGAAGATGAACTGAGGGACGCTGTTCTGCTGATTTTTGCAAACAAACAAGATTTACCAAATGCGATGCCCATCAGCGAGTTGACAGACAAACTCGGCCTGCAGAATCTCAGAAGCAGAACT TGGTATGTCCAGGCGGCCTGTGCGACTCAAGGGACGGGTTTATACGAGGGATTAGACTGGCTTTCTGAGCAGCTCTCCAAACGCTAA
- the si:ch1073-165f9.2 gene encoding uncharacterized protein si:ch1073-165f9.2, which produces MGVFFSSLWTRLFEKKQTRLLMFGLDAAGKTTVLYKLKLGEVVTTIPTIGFNVETVEYKNISFTVWDFSGQTTMKSLWRHYYSNTQGLIFVVDSSDRDRIETAAEELNLLLAEDELRDAVLLVLANKQDLPKAMLAQELTDRLGLHALTGRQWFVQSTCAVQGSGLYEGFDWLTDQLSKQQ; this is translated from the exons ATGGGCGTCTTCTTCTCTTCTCTTTGGACACGATTGTTTGAGAAAAAACAGACGAGGCTGCTTATGT TTGGTCTGGATGCAGCGGGGAAAACTACAGTCCTCTACAAACTCAAACTGGGTGAAGTTGTCACAACCATTCCAACAATTG GATTTAACGTGGAGACGGTTGAGTATAAAAACATCTCATTCACTGTGTGGGATTTCTCTGGTCAGACTACAATGAAAAGCCTCTGGAGGCACTATTATAGCAACACCCAG GGTCTGATCTTTGTGGTGGACAGCAGTGATCGTGACAGGATTGAAACAGCAGCAGAGGAGCTGAATTTACTGCTGGCGGAGGATGAATTGAGAGACGCTGTTTTACTAGTTCTGGCTAACAAGCAGGATTTACCCAAAGCCATGCTGGCCCAAGAGCTGACAGACAGACTGGGTTTACATGCTCTGACTGGAAgacag TGGTTTGTTCAGTCCACATGTGCAGTTCAGGGATCTGGTTTGTATGAAGGATTCGACTGGCTCACAGATCAACTCTCCAAACAGCAGTAA